The Virgibacillus sp. MSP4-1 genome has a segment encoding these proteins:
- the opuFB gene encoding osmoprotectant update ABC transporter permease/substrate-binding subunit OpuFB (The ABC transporter OpuF is widely distributed in Bacillus species other than B. subtilis. OpuFA is the ATP-binding subunit, while OpuFB is a fusion of permease and substrate-binding subunits.) has translation MKPWIDVFQKRQGELLSAFIEHIQISFISLFFAVIIAVPLGVYLTRKERIAESIIGVTAVLQTIPSLALLGLLIPLVGIGKVPAIIALVAYALLPILRNTYTGIKDIDPSLLEAATAMGMNSVKKLRKVELPLAMPVIMAGIRTGMVLIVGTATLAALIGAGGLGDIILLGIDRNDYYLIVLGAIPAALLAILFDVLLRKMEKLSFRNIFRTTGALVIIAALFIATPTLLKEDQETIVIGGKLGAEPEILINMYKQLIEEETNLNVELEPGLGKTSFVFNALKTGEIDIYPEFTGTAIVQFLNEQAISTGEQEVYEQAKKGLKEQFDMVLLEPMAYNNTYALAMPEKLAENRGVQTISDLKPMEEEITAGFTLEFNDREDGYKGIQNLYGINFGEVITMEPQLRYNALESGDIQLVDAYSTDSEVRQYHLRVLEDDKNLFPPYQGAPLLRAETISKYPEIKTALNQLGGVITDDQMREMNYRVNVEGVSAEEVARKFLEDEGLLGK, from the coding sequence ATGAAACCATGGATTGATGTTTTTCAGAAAAGACAGGGAGAGCTTCTTAGTGCCTTTATTGAACATATCCAAATTTCTTTTATTTCCTTATTTTTTGCGGTTATCATTGCGGTACCGCTTGGTGTTTACTTAACACGTAAAGAACGAATAGCGGAATCAATAATTGGAGTAACGGCTGTCCTTCAAACGATTCCTTCTTTAGCCCTACTAGGCTTACTGATCCCACTGGTTGGGATTGGAAAAGTTCCTGCAATTATTGCTCTTGTTGCCTATGCCTTGCTGCCGATATTGCGAAATACATACACAGGAATTAAAGACATTGATCCATCACTTCTCGAAGCTGCAACTGCCATGGGCATGAATTCAGTGAAAAAGCTGCGAAAGGTCGAGCTTCCCCTGGCGATGCCTGTGATTATGGCAGGTATTCGTACTGGAATGGTGCTCATTGTAGGAACGGCCACCCTGGCTGCTTTAATTGGTGCAGGCGGTTTAGGCGATATTATTCTGCTTGGCATCGACCGTAATGATTATTATCTTATTGTACTAGGGGCAATTCCAGCAGCTCTTTTAGCCATTCTATTTGATGTGTTATTGCGTAAAATGGAGAAGCTTTCTTTCCGTAACATTTTCAGGACAACCGGTGCGCTTGTGATCATTGCAGCATTGTTCATTGCAACTCCAACTTTACTGAAAGAAGATCAGGAAACCATAGTAATAGGTGGTAAACTGGGAGCAGAGCCGGAGATTTTAATTAACATGTATAAACAGCTGATTGAAGAAGAAACAAATCTGAATGTGGAGCTTGAGCCTGGTTTGGGCAAAACCTCATTTGTATTCAATGCCTTAAAGACAGGAGAAATCGATATTTATCCGGAATTTACCGGAACAGCGATTGTACAGTTTCTTAACGAACAGGCCATCAGTACAGGTGAGCAGGAAGTGTATGAACAGGCGAAAAAGGGTTTGAAGGAGCAGTTTGATATGGTGCTTCTCGAACCTATGGCCTATAACAATACTTATGCATTAGCGATGCCTGAAAAACTAGCGGAAAACCGAGGTGTTCAGACTATATCAGATCTGAAGCCGATGGAGGAGGAAATCACAGCAGGATTTACTCTCGAGTTTAACGACCGGGAGGATGGTTACAAAGGGATACAGAATTTATACGGAATAAATTTTGGTGAAGTCATCACTATGGAACCACAGCTTCGTTACAATGCCCTAGAGTCCGGAGATATCCAATTAGTCGATGCCTATTCTACAGACAGTGAAGTCCGTCAATATCATTTAAGAGTGTTGGAAGATGATAAAAATCTCTTTCCACCTTATCAGGGAGCCCCATTACTCCGGGCAGAAACAATTAGCAAGTATCCTGAAATTAAGACCGCATTAAATCAGCTTGGTGGAGTCATTACGGATGACCAGATGCGGGAAATGAATTACCGTGTAAATGTTGAAGGTGTAAGTGCTGAAGAGGTGGCTCGGAAATTCTTAGAGGACGAAGGATTGTTAGGGAAATGA
- the manA gene encoding mannose-6-phosphate isomerase, class I, giving the protein MYKEPIFLKPVFQERIWGGQKLWTQYGYQIPSEQTGEAWVISAHPNGPSIIQNGPLQGHNLKDAWENHAELFNKSSSNHDAYPLLVKILDANDDLSVQVHPDDSYAREMEGESYGKTECWYVLSAEEDSEIIFGHHAKTREQMEQMMDQGKWNDLLQRVKVKQGDFIYVPSGTLHAIGKGIVILETQQSSDITYRVYDYDRTDDQGNTRELHLDRAKQVTTVPHKHVDFSRDKRVVDDLTITSLAEAEYFAVSHWHLNGRTMQKLDKDFLQVSVIEGNAEITVEGKTFEANKGTHFILPYGIEEYELTGEAELIVSWT; this is encoded by the coding sequence ATGTACAAGGAACCCATCTTTTTAAAACCCGTTTTTCAGGAACGCATATGGGGCGGGCAAAAATTATGGACACAATACGGCTATCAAATTCCAAGTGAACAGACAGGAGAGGCCTGGGTGATTTCTGCTCATCCGAATGGCCCAAGCATTATTCAAAACGGTCCATTGCAGGGCCACAATCTAAAGGATGCCTGGGAAAATCACGCAGAGTTATTTAATAAAAGCTCCAGTAATCATGACGCCTATCCATTATTGGTGAAAATTTTAGATGCCAATGATGACTTATCTGTTCAGGTTCATCCGGATGACAGCTATGCCCGGGAAATGGAAGGAGAGTCCTATGGCAAAACTGAGTGCTGGTATGTTCTGAGTGCTGAAGAAGATAGCGAAATTATTTTTGGGCATCATGCAAAAACCCGTGAGCAAATGGAGCAAATGATGGACCAAGGGAAGTGGAACGATTTACTGCAACGTGTGAAAGTGAAGCAGGGAGATTTCATCTATGTTCCAAGCGGGACCCTTCATGCCATTGGAAAGGGAATCGTTATTTTGGAAACCCAGCAAAGCTCTGACATTACCTATCGAGTGTATGATTATGATCGTACAGATGATCAGGGAAATACACGAGAGCTGCATTTAGACAGAGCCAAACAGGTAACAACTGTTCCCCATAAACATGTGGACTTTAGCAGGGATAAGAGGGTTGTTGATGATTTAACGATCACAAGTCTTGCAGAGGCAGAATACTTTGCTGTTTCTCATTGGCACCTGAATGGCCGAACGATGCAAAAGCTGGACAAGGATTTTCTGCAGGTAAGTGTCATCGAAGGCAATGCGGAAATAACAGTAGAGGGTAAAACCTTTGAAGCCAATAAAGGCACACATTTTATTCTGCCTTATGGGATTGAAGAGTATGAATTAACTGGTGAAGCAGAACTTATCGTTTCCTGGACGTAA
- a CDS encoding aldose epimerase family protein, producing the protein MHVETQSLNNEWKLYKLVNDHGMEVHVLNFGGIITKILVPDKKGKLENVVLGYQGIEQYEHNSIFLGALIGPVAGRIKGASFQLKGHIYHLEANNGNHHLHGGSSGFHSLIWKAQPFESANESGVHLCHVREDGDGGYPGEVRAEVTYTLTNDNELILNYKAVTDQWTPIALTNHSYFNLSGNVKDTIHDHQVTIQSHRFVELDKELIPTGRILKVENTPFDFRKGRYLRAGIHSSHEQNLVAGNGYDHYFLFDESEPIKVVMKDPRSGRILSVKTDDPGMVMYTGNHLPEGLKLAEGTMKKYSGVCFETQSSPASLHEEGFPSALLKPEETYRRRTVFQFDTEK; encoded by the coding sequence TTGCATGTTGAAACCCAATCCTTAAATAATGAATGGAAACTTTATAAATTGGTGAATGATCATGGTATGGAAGTTCATGTTTTAAACTTTGGCGGAATCATTACAAAAATTCTGGTTCCGGATAAAAAAGGTAAGCTTGAAAATGTGGTCTTAGGCTATCAGGGCATTGAGCAATATGAGCATAATTCAATTTTTTTAGGAGCATTAATCGGCCCTGTAGCTGGAAGAATTAAAGGGGCTTCCTTTCAACTCAAAGGACATATCTATCATTTAGAAGCCAATAACGGGAACCATCATCTTCATGGAGGCTCCAGCGGTTTTCACAGTCTGATATGGAAGGCACAGCCCTTTGAATCTGCAAATGAGTCTGGTGTGCATCTTTGTCATGTGCGTGAAGATGGGGATGGAGGTTACCCGGGTGAGGTAAGGGCAGAGGTCACGTATACCTTAACGAACGACAACGAGCTGATTCTCAATTACAAGGCGGTTACGGATCAATGGACACCTATCGCCTTGACCAATCACTCCTATTTTAACCTGAGTGGAAATGTAAAGGACACCATTCATGATCATCAGGTCACCATTCAAAGTCACAGATTCGTGGAGCTTGATAAGGAATTGATTCCGACTGGAAGAATTCTTAAGGTGGAAAATACTCCCTTTGATTTTCGCAAGGGGCGATATTTGAGGGCTGGGATCCATAGTAGCCATGAGCAGAATCTAGTCGCAGGAAACGGTTACGACCATTATTTTCTGTTTGATGAGAGTGAGCCAATCAAAGTAGTCATGAAAGATCCACGCAGCGGACGTATTCTGTCGGTTAAGACGGATGATCCGGGTATGGTCATGTATACGGGCAATCATTTACCGGAAGGCCTAAAGTTAGCGGAAGGAACGATGAAGAAGTATTCGGGTGTCTGCTTTGAAACTCAGAGCTCACCTGCATCCTTACATGAAGAAGGGTTTCCAAGTGCTCTTTTAAAGCCTGAGGAAACCTATCGAAGACGAACGGTTTTTCAGTTCGATACTGAGAAATAA
- a CDS encoding sodium:alanine symporter family protein, with amino-acid sequence METLERILSSIISFGNTIFWDYILIYLLIGAGIYFTFRSRFVQFRLFKNMFGVIGEEAVEQSGKRGINAFQAFSISIASRVGTGNLAGVALAVAIGGPGAVFWMWVVALIGMATAFIESTLAQVYKVPDEDGFHGGPAYYIERALGQKWMAVLFSILITITFGLIFNAVQANTISMAVEQAFNIDRTWTGIILVVLAGFIIFGGIKRIAIVSGTIVPIMAVIYIAVSFVVVLMNISEIPRIFTMIFQHAFGIEQFVGGGMGVALMQGIKRGLFSNEAGMGSAPNAAATAGVSHPAKQGLVQSLAVFFDTIVICSFTAFIILLYEDFASVTEDGIQLTQVAFSAQIGNWATIFIALTIFLFAFSSLIGNYYYGETNIDFMKNAGPFRNIYRFAVLAMVFLGSRASIDIVWNMADLFMAMMAVVNLIAILLLGKIAMAVLNDYVKQKKAGKDPQFNISNLPDLKNVAWWGAQEEEHKKS; translated from the coding sequence ATGGAAACGTTAGAACGAATATTAAGCAGTATTATCAGTTTTGGAAATACAATTTTCTGGGATTATATTCTCATTTATTTATTAATTGGCGCAGGAATTTATTTCACGTTTCGCAGTCGTTTTGTCCAATTCCGCCTCTTTAAAAACATGTTTGGAGTAATAGGAGAAGAAGCTGTAGAACAAAGTGGAAAACGAGGGATAAACGCATTTCAGGCTTTTAGTATAAGTATTGCATCCCGTGTAGGGACAGGTAACCTGGCTGGTGTGGCATTAGCTGTAGCTATTGGTGGACCTGGGGCAGTGTTCTGGATGTGGGTGGTTGCTTTAATTGGTATGGCGACAGCTTTTATTGAAAGCACCCTGGCTCAGGTGTATAAAGTTCCGGATGAAGATGGGTTTCATGGAGGTCCGGCTTATTACATTGAACGGGCACTGGGCCAAAAATGGATGGCTGTATTATTTTCAATTCTTATCACCATCACGTTTGGGCTGATTTTTAACGCTGTTCAGGCCAACACCATTTCCATGGCTGTCGAACAGGCCTTTAATATCGATCGTACATGGACGGGAATCATTTTGGTGGTTCTGGCAGGTTTCATCATATTTGGAGGAATTAAGCGAATTGCTATTGTATCAGGTACCATTGTCCCGATTATGGCAGTCATTTATATTGCTGTATCCTTTGTCGTCGTATTAATGAATATTTCGGAAATCCCGAGAATTTTCACGATGATTTTTCAGCATGCATTTGGCATTGAACAATTTGTCGGTGGTGGAATGGGGGTTGCCCTTATGCAGGGAATTAAGCGGGGGCTGTTCTCCAACGAAGCCGGTATGGGGAGTGCACCTAATGCAGCGGCTACAGCCGGTGTAAGTCACCCGGCGAAACAGGGGCTGGTTCAATCCCTGGCCGTCTTTTTTGATACGATCGTCATCTGCAGCTTCACAGCTTTTATCATTCTGCTTTATGAAGACTTTGCGAGCGTAACGGAGGATGGCATACAGCTAACACAGGTTGCCTTTAGTGCACAAATTGGAAACTGGGCCACCATTTTCATTGCCCTTACCATTTTCTTATTCGCCTTTAGTTCCCTTATTGGAAACTATTACTATGGCGAAACCAATATCGACTTCATGAAAAATGCCGGTCCTTTTCGGAACATTTATCGCTTTGCTGTATTAGCTATGGTGTTCCTCGGATCCAGAGCTTCCATTGATATTGTCTGGAATATGGCAGACTTATTTATGGCTATGATGGCTGTTGTGAACCTGATTGCGATTCTTCTGTTAGGTAAAATTGCCATGGCCGTGTTAAATGACTATGTGAAACAGAAAAAGGCAGGAAAAGACCCGCAATTTAATATTTCAAATTTACCAGATCTGAAAAATGTCGCCTGGTGGGGTGCACAGGAAGAAGAACATAAAAAATCTTGA
- a CDS encoding xanthine phosphoribosyltransferase, producing the protein MRRLEERILRDGKILSSTVLKVDSFLNHQIDPELMKEIGGTFAQRFREKAVTKVVTLESSGIAPAAMTALELGVPAVFARKRKSLTLADDLYSAEVYSYTKEERNSISISKDFLSAEDRVLLIDDFLANGQAVLGLSEIVKQADATLAGVGIVIEKGFQDGGHILREKGIHIESLAIIDSLSGQKIRFQKEDVTV; encoded by the coding sequence ATGCGACGGTTAGAGGAAAGAATTTTGCGTGATGGAAAGATTTTGTCCAGTACAGTATTGAAAGTTGACTCATTTTTAAACCATCAGATTGATCCGGAACTCATGAAGGAAATAGGAGGGACTTTTGCTCAGCGATTTAGAGAAAAGGCGGTTACGAAGGTTGTGACACTGGAGTCTTCAGGGATCGCTCCTGCAGCCATGACAGCCCTGGAGCTTGGAGTTCCCGCTGTATTTGCCAGAAAAAGAAAATCTCTGACACTGGCAGATGATTTGTATTCAGCGGAGGTTTATTCGTATACGAAAGAGGAGAGAAATTCAATTTCCATATCCAAAGACTTCCTTTCCGCAGAGGACCGGGTTTTACTGATTGATGATTTCTTAGCGAATGGTCAGGCTGTGCTTGGGCTAAGTGAGATTGTAAAGCAGGCGGATGCCACCCTTGCCGGAGTTGGTATTGTCATTGAAAAAGGATTTCAGGATGGAGGTCACATTCTGCGAGAAAAAGGAATCCATATTGAATCATTAGCCATTATCGATTCTTTATCCGGTCAGAAAATACGATTTCAGAAGGAGGATGTTACGGTATGA
- a CDS encoding nucleobase:cation symporter-2 family protein, translating to MKTAALSFQHLLAMYSGAILVPLIVGEALGLTSEQLTYLVAIDILMCGVATILQVLNNRIFGIGLPVVLGCTFTAVGPMIAIGGQYGVSAVYGAILASGAIVVIISGFFGKLVRFFPPVVTGTVVTIIGLTLIPVAINNMGGGEGASDFGSISNISLAFGTLVFIVLLYRFTKGFIRSISILLGLGAGTLAGVVMGKVDFSAVGEASVFHMVEPFYFGTPTFQWSAILTMVLVAMVSLVESTGVYFALSDMTDQKLTEKDLSKGYRAEGLAILLGGIFNAFPYTAFSQNVGLMQMTGVKSRKVILLTGIMLITLGFVPKIAAITTIIPTAVLGGAMVAMFGMVISQGIKMLSRVIPDSPENSMIVACSVGMGLGVTVVPELFSQLPQSIQILTSNGIVAGSVTAITLNILFNRLPSGKSSGVITEQEAQSA from the coding sequence ATGAAAACGGCAGCGTTAAGTTTTCAGCATCTTTTGGCAATGTACTCAGGGGCGATTTTAGTTCCTCTTATTGTCGGAGAAGCTTTAGGGTTAACTTCAGAGCAACTGACTTATTTAGTGGCAATCGATATACTCATGTGCGGGGTAGCTACCATTTTACAAGTGTTAAATAATCGTATTTTTGGAATTGGTCTTCCTGTCGTGCTTGGATGTACGTTTACAGCAGTAGGTCCGATGATTGCTATTGGGGGTCAATATGGTGTTTCTGCTGTATATGGGGCCATTCTTGCTTCAGGGGCAATCGTCGTTATTATTAGCGGGTTCTTTGGTAAATTAGTACGTTTTTTTCCACCGGTTGTAACAGGAACGGTAGTCACAATTATAGGTCTTACTTTAATTCCTGTAGCCATAAATAATATGGGGGGTGGAGAGGGAGCGAGTGATTTTGGCTCCATTTCCAATATTTCTCTTGCTTTCGGTACCTTAGTCTTTATTGTTCTGTTGTATCGTTTTACAAAGGGATTTATCCGCTCCATATCGATTTTACTAGGTTTAGGAGCAGGTACGCTGGCTGGGGTTGTGATGGGAAAGGTCGATTTTTCTGCTGTAGGGGAGGCATCCGTTTTTCATATGGTAGAGCCTTTTTATTTCGGAACCCCGACATTTCAATGGTCAGCGATTTTAACCATGGTACTGGTAGCCATGGTTTCCCTGGTTGAATCAACAGGAGTATACTTTGCTTTAAGTGATATGACGGATCAAAAATTAACGGAAAAGGATTTATCAAAAGGATACCGGGCTGAAGGGCTGGCAATCCTATTAGGCGGGATTTTTAACGCCTTTCCTTATACGGCTTTTTCGCAAAATGTAGGGTTAATGCAAATGACAGGGGTTAAATCGAGAAAAGTTATTCTTTTAACTGGGATTATGCTGATTACCCTTGGGTTTGTACCGAAAATTGCAGCTATCACTACGATCATCCCAACCGCTGTGTTAGGTGGTGCCATGGTTGCCATGTTCGGTATGGTTATTTCCCAGGGAATTAAAATGCTGAGCCGGGTCATTCCTGATTCCCCTGAAAACTCTATGATTGTTGCCTGTTCAGTTGGAATGGGGTTAGGCGTTACTGTTGTACCTGAATTGTTTTCTCAACTGCCACAAAGCATTCAGATTTTAACAAGCAATGGAATCGTGGCTGGCAGTGTAACAGCTATTACGTTGAATATATTGTTTAATAGGCTGCCTTCAGGGAAATCCTCCGGGGTAATCACCGAACAGGAAGCACAGTCCGCATAA